The Halobacterium sp. CBA1132 genome has a segment encoding these proteins:
- the ppc gene encoding phosphoenolpyruvate carboxylase, with the protein MDLHSRSVREDVRELGASLGDAMRAHESPAAYDAVEAARTAAIDYRRGDRDDRDALREVVADADVDDYEDLSRAFAGYFELVNLAEERERVRELRRSEAEGTLADSVRGAIDVLADAGASADEVAGILDDVHVVPTFTAHPTEARRKTVKAHLKRIRELLEGLDERRLTPRERERTWRRVEANIESLWTTRRVRERQPTPFDEARDVQFYLANAVYDVVPEVYADLDDALAARYDDPPEVPEVLAFRSWAGSDRDGNPYVTTETTERVLDRQRRLVTERYLDDLDDLLGALSMDGTRVDSGDAATLLDDAEEVVPRVVEQVAERYPDELFRQVVAVVRERVDRVTDVQPGGYADAESLLDDARALESGLREAGLGKVADEHVAPFVRRVETFGFYLAALDLRDHREKHTHAVGEALAREGVDYAEMTEDERVEFLTEAVLQDDPVLDLEDTDGVDDETARVLGRFDALADWHREYGADAIDAYCISMTEQPSHVLEVVFLADQADVLSLPDHGGLDVVPLLETRSALSNAREILGTLFENDAYGALVDARDSTQEIMLGYSDSNKENGFLAANWQLDRAQRRLAAICDDHDVDVRFFHGRGGSISRGGGPMNEALLALPKETVTGDVKFTQQGESIAETYGNPRIAERELEQMLNAQVRARHAAISEDDPDVPDEWVDAMEEMAETAREAYRDLLDSEGFVSYFEAVTPIDVVEDLNLGSRPASRTGERAVEDLRAIPWVFSWTQTRCVIPGWYGLGAGLAACEDDALLEEMYEEWPFFRTTLDNAALALARSEPEITHEYAALAPDDLRESFQPRIDGEYEQARDEVLSVTGRDDLVDRAWLRESLDRRNPYVDPLNFLQVELLDRENRSESAERALRLSVMGVAAGMQNTG; encoded by the coding sequence ATGGATTTGCACAGCAGGAGCGTCCGCGAGGACGTGCGTGAACTCGGCGCCTCGCTCGGCGACGCGATGCGCGCCCACGAGTCGCCGGCGGCCTACGACGCGGTCGAAGCCGCGCGAACTGCGGCCATCGACTACCGACGCGGCGACCGCGACGACCGCGACGCCCTCCGCGAAGTCGTCGCCGACGCCGACGTCGACGACTACGAGGACCTCTCGCGGGCGTTCGCGGGTTACTTCGAACTCGTGAACCTCGCAGAGGAGCGCGAGCGCGTGCGCGAACTCCGCCGCAGCGAGGCCGAGGGCACGCTCGCCGACAGCGTACGCGGCGCCATCGACGTGCTCGCGGACGCCGGTGCCAGCGCCGACGAAGTCGCCGGAATTCTGGACGACGTCCACGTCGTCCCGACGTTCACCGCGCACCCGACGGAAGCCCGGCGGAAGACCGTCAAAGCCCACCTCAAGCGCATCCGCGAACTGCTCGAAGGCCTCGACGAGCGGCGGCTCACGCCCCGCGAGCGCGAGCGCACGTGGCGCCGCGTCGAAGCGAACATCGAGTCGCTGTGGACGACCCGGCGCGTGCGCGAGCGCCAGCCGACGCCGTTCGACGAGGCGCGCGACGTCCAGTTCTACCTCGCGAACGCGGTCTACGACGTCGTCCCCGAGGTGTACGCGGACCTCGACGACGCGCTCGCCGCGCGCTACGACGACCCGCCGGAAGTCCCCGAGGTGCTGGCGTTCCGGTCGTGGGCGGGGTCGGACCGCGACGGCAACCCGTACGTCACCACCGAGACCACCGAGCGCGTGCTCGACCGGCAGCGACGACTCGTCACCGAGCGCTACCTCGACGACCTCGACGACCTGCTCGGCGCGCTCTCGATGGACGGCACGCGCGTGGACAGCGGGGACGCCGCCACTCTCCTCGACGACGCCGAGGAAGTCGTCCCGCGGGTCGTCGAACAGGTCGCCGAGCGCTACCCCGACGAACTGTTCCGGCAGGTCGTCGCCGTCGTGCGGGAGCGCGTCGACCGCGTGACCGACGTCCAGCCGGGCGGCTACGCGGACGCCGAGAGCCTGCTCGACGACGCTCGCGCGCTCGAATCCGGTCTGCGGGAGGCGGGGCTCGGGAAGGTCGCGGACGAGCACGTCGCGCCGTTCGTGCGCCGCGTGGAGACGTTCGGCTTCTACCTCGCGGCGCTGGACCTCCGCGACCACCGCGAGAAGCACACGCACGCGGTCGGCGAAGCGCTCGCCCGCGAGGGCGTCGACTACGCCGAGATGACCGAGGACGAGCGCGTGGAGTTCCTCACGGAGGCGGTTCTCCAAGACGACCCCGTGCTGGACCTCGAAGACACCGACGGCGTCGACGACGAGACGGCGCGCGTGCTCGGGCGCTTCGACGCGCTCGCGGACTGGCACCGCGAGTACGGCGCCGACGCCATCGACGCGTACTGCATCAGCATGACCGAACAGCCGAGTCACGTGCTGGAAGTGGTCTTCCTCGCCGACCAGGCCGACGTACTCTCGCTGCCCGACCACGGCGGCCTCGACGTCGTCCCGCTGCTGGAGACGCGCTCCGCGCTGTCGAACGCCCGCGAGATTCTCGGCACGCTGTTCGAGAACGACGCGTACGGCGCGCTCGTCGACGCCCGCGACAGCACGCAGGAGATTATGCTGGGGTACTCCGACTCCAACAAGGAGAACGGGTTCCTCGCGGCGAACTGGCAACTCGACCGCGCGCAACGCCGCCTCGCCGCCATCTGCGACGACCACGATGTCGACGTGCGCTTCTTCCACGGCCGCGGCGGCTCCATCTCGCGGGGCGGCGGCCCGATGAACGAGGCGCTGCTCGCGCTCCCGAAGGAGACGGTGACGGGCGACGTGAAGTTCACCCAGCAGGGCGAGTCCATCGCGGAGACGTACGGCAACCCCCGCATCGCGGAGCGCGAACTCGAACAGATGCTGAACGCGCAGGTGCGGGCGCGCCACGCAGCCATCAGCGAGGACGACCCGGACGTCCCCGACGAGTGGGTCGACGCGATGGAAGAGATGGCCGAGACCGCCCGCGAAGCGTACCGCGACCTCCTCGACTCGGAGGGGTTCGTCTCGTACTTCGAGGCGGTAACGCCCATCGACGTCGTCGAAGACCTCAACCTCGGGTCGCGGCCGGCCTCCCGGACGGGCGAGCGCGCCGTCGAGGACCTGCGCGCGATTCCGTGGGTGTTCTCGTGGACGCAGACGCGGTGTGTCATCCCCGGCTGGTACGGCCTCGGCGCGGGGCTGGCGGCCTGCGAGGACGACGCCCTCCTCGAAGAGATGTACGAGGAGTGGCCGTTCTTCCGGACGACGCTGGACAACGCGGCGCTCGCGCTCGCGCGCAGCGAGCCCGAAATCACTCACGAGTACGCCGCGCTCGCGCCCGACGACCTCCGCGAGAGCTTCCAGCCGCGCATCGACGGCGAGTACGAGCAGGCCCGCGACGAGGTGCTGTCGGTGACGGGGCGCGACGACCTCGTCGACCGCGCGTGGCTCCGCGAGAGCCTCGACCGCCGCAACCCCTACGTCGACCCGCTGAACTTCCTGCAGGTCGAACTGCTGGACCGCGAGAACCGCAGCGAGAGCGCCGAGCGCGCGCTCCGCCTCTCCGTGATGGGCGTCGCCGCGGGCATGCAGAACACGGGCTGA